AGACCGCTAACCCCTTGCGGGATATCGCGTTTTCAGGACCGGCCAAACCCGGAGCCAACTCCCCGAAGCACCACCGGCGCCGTCGGGAGGCGGGTTCTAGGCCCCTGGACCCACAACGTCAACCGCTTTCTCGCCTTCCCTTGAAAAAAACCGTCAAACAGATCGGACCGGAAGACGCCAAGGGTCGGCCGACTTTCGTCGAACCGTAAAACAAGCCCCAATCCATCGGACAAAAGGTCCACCGGATCGATAGCATAGACGGGGATCAGAAAAAGGGTCCCTGTCGGCCACACACACTCTAAACAGTGCCTGACCTCGGATTTATCAATGTAAGAGCTTCTTAGCCTTATCGCAAGGTTTTTTGGCCGATGCCCGCCCGCCACCTTAAAAGTCCACAGCCTTAAAGGCACCGCGCCTTAAAGATTGGTCGGCTCGCAATACTGACCGGCGCTTTTCAGGCGGGCGCAGAGCGCTTGGGCGCTGGTGCCAGCGGGAAGCGGACCGGCGGTCAGCCGCTGGAAAACCCCCTTCTTACCAAGGTCGGCGCGCACGATATGGGGCGACAGCCCCGACAGCAGCGCGCCATGGCGCTTTTGCAGGGCCGCCCATCCGGCGCGGGCATCGGCCTCGCTTTTGTAGGAATCGAGGTGAACGCCATTGGCGGCCGAGCGGCCCGCCGCGCTTTTGCCTTTGGCGGTGCGCGAGGACGCCGCCGCCGTCTGGCGCGGCGCCGTCGGACGCGACAGGCCGACGGATTTGCGGATGCCGGCGATCTCGGCCCGGGCTTCGGCCTGGGAGATCACCCCGAGATTTTGCAGATGGGCGACCCGGTCCTCGGCCGCCGCGCCATCGGTCGCCGTCGCCGGACGGGCCAGAACCGGGGCGCGCGAGCGCGGGTCGGCGGGCAACAGGGCCTCAAGGATGGCCAGCCGCTCGGCCGCCATCTGCTCGCCGGTCATCGCCCCGCGTTCCTGGGTGGCGCGCAGCGCCTTGAGGCGGGTGACCACCTCTTCGGGCGCCGGGGCCGGACGGCCGAGATCGGCGGCCGGTTCGGGGCGGGTCAACGGCAACAGCGCGCCAAGATTGGCGGCGCGGCGCCGGCCGTATTCCTCCTCGGTGATCAGGGACTCGGCGAGCAAGCGGCGTAACGCGACGAAGCGTCGGGCGATATTGGCGGTTTCCCGGGGATCGAGCAGCCCGGCCTGGGGAATCGGCGACGCCGGAACGAGGGGAGCGCCCAGGGAGAGCGCCGCGGCCGTCGCCGGACTCGGCGGCGTCACCAGGGAGCGCGGCGCCCCCGAAGCCGACAAAGGCTCGACCGGATAGGCGGAGGAACTGACGGTTTCGATCACCGGCCCGCCGGCGGCGGCCCCGGCGGCGGGCCCGGCGGAGAGCGGGGCGACGCTCCCGGCGGGCGAGGAAGTCGTCGTGGTCGTGACCGTGCGCACGGTCACCGTGCGTTTCCCCGAGGTCCGCGGCAGGGGAACCGCTTCCGTGGTCGGCGGTGGCGCCATCGCCAGCGGCATCGCCGTGGGCGCCGCCGGCGTCATCGGCATCCTGGGCGAGGACAGCTCGGCCGGCAGGCGCGAGGATGCTCCTTCGGTCGCCGGCAGCATGCCGAGAACTTCCAGATTGGCCGCGGCGATATCGGCGATCGGCTGGGGCGGTTGGCGGAACCAGGTGCCGACGGCGGCCTGCTCCCGGGGCTTGAGGGCCACCAAGTGACGATAGATGCGCGCCGCCTCGGCCGGACGACCGGTGTTCTGATACAGCAGACCGGCGGCGAGCAAGGCGTAGGGCTCCTGGGGATTGGCGGCCAGGGCGCGTTCCACATGGGTTTCGGCGCCGGGGTAGTCGCCTTTGGCTAGGGCTGCCAGGGCCAGATCGGTGGACAGCCCCGCCGCCGGACTCCCCGCCTGGGCGGCGTCCTCCATCTGGCCCCCGGGGCTTTGGCACGCCGCCAGCCCCAGGCACAGCATCCAGAGCGCGGCCAGGCCACGCAGGGTCGTTCCGTTCATCCG
The DNA window shown above is from Rhodospirillum rubrum ATCC 11170 and carries:
- a CDS encoding tetratricopeptide repeat protein, whose amino-acid sequence is MNGTTLRGLAALWMLCLGLAACQSPGGQMEDAAQAGSPAAGLSTDLALAALAKGDYPGAETHVERALAANPQEPYALLAAGLLYQNTGRPAEAARIYRHLVALKPREQAAVGTWFRQPPQPIADIAAANLEVLGMLPATEGASSRLPAELSSPRMPMTPAAPTAMPLAMAPPPTTEAVPLPRTSGKRTVTVRTVTTTTTSSPAGSVAPLSAGPAAGAAAGGPVIETVSSSAYPVEPLSASGAPRSLVTPPSPATAAALSLGAPLVPASPIPQAGLLDPRETANIARRFVALRRLLAESLITEEEYGRRRAANLGALLPLTRPEPAADLGRPAPAPEEVVTRLKALRATQERGAMTGEQMAAERLAILEALLPADPRSRAPVLARPATATDGAAAEDRVAHLQNLGVISQAEARAEIAGIRKSVGLSRPTAPRQTAAASSRTAKGKSAAGRSAANGVHLDSYKSEADARAGWAALQKRHGALLSGLSPHIVRADLGKKGVFQRLTAGPLPAGTSAQALCARLKSAGQYCEPTNL